From Rhopalosiphum padi isolate XX-2018 chromosome 2, ASM2088224v1, whole genome shotgun sequence:
agaaaacataaaactataaaagtctAATACTTCATAtgaaaacacaatattaatatagcaaaatgataataataataattaatagatgttataactattataatagattatggaacaaaaattactaattagttcatttttaataaaataaaatacctgaaACTTACAATTTTgtgcaaaataaaactttctttaaattaatctacatattttgataGTTGATTTGGATTTGTAGTTTCTATAAGATATTTTAGAAGATGCTATAAAAAGATGTCATTACGCGGGAATCCGGTCTTTATTTATGAAAAGTTCCCTGGCAACACTGGACCATTAGAACATTAGACTCTTTCGTTTCTTTATCGTCTTTGGAAaacataaagttttattttgtttacagtTGTATTATCATGTCCTCAGCATAGATAACAATGATGAACACATGGTCTTCTGAGCACTCTTTAGTCTAATCAGTAATCAGTATTcagtattcactattcagtaATTTTCATTTTCTACGGACCATGGGTCCGTgtgtttcattatatttaatttgatttaatttaataatctaagctttattttttaatgagtcgttgtaatattgaacatttgaaaaatacagTTAGTCTGTTGTGAAGACGACTTTATACTTAATTTGTTCCAGTTTCGTCTTTCTCGTCGAACGGGTAAATAGCCACTGCGTATAacttattacctactataatataatgtctgaGAAAGAAGCACCGGTACGTGGTATGCCTAAATGTGGACGATTTTGGAAAACACCTAAAACTAAGTAAGTTGCAAACTTACAACAGTCatgaataattatcaattatatgatTTCATTTTGAATACCACTACACAGATAAATTTGTATCGTTCTAGATTTTCGTCCATCAACAAAACTAAAGGTTTAAAATTGTCTTTTGAACgcaaacaaaaactaagagaAGACATTAAGAAAACTAGAGAGTTGTCTAGAACCTTAATCAATGAAAGAAATGCAGAAAATGAAGCTAGAAAAGAAAGAAGACGTGAAAACATTAAACGGCGTGCAGAAAATCAAAGAAAATCTGAAGTTGTTCAagtggtaatatatttttttaattgtttagttttattgatttttattttttcctacagaataaaaaaaacattttaactattattattttaaatgtttaaggttattaattttaattttaacttattctaAAATTGTGCCATGATCTTCTCtaacagtatttattttatagaataaagtaactattttcatgtttttttgcAACGCAACAACAGAGTTCTTAATCTAACCTCCAGAGGacaccatacccgcatgtgttgtctctgtcttactaacgtacatcataacaaaatttttgttcagcagaatacattttgtgatattagctttaatattagagtaaatttacctattatcaaatttaaaagcaagaatattatctagtcaatgacatgattttattgatattatcattttaaagttgttatattttacatagctgtaactcactttaaaataataatatcattaaaagcatatgtcattgtctagataatattcttactgctgaacgaaaatttgttatgatgtacgttagtaagacagaaacaacacatgcaggtatgtcctattaacaattattattttatagatgaatcacattataatacttgatagagttatatttgattaaataataaacaacacaaatattttgatttttcagaTTAAGAATCCTGCCAAAATCAAAAGAATGAGGAAAAAGGCAATGAGGCAAATTGAAAAAAGGGAtacattaaatatcaaataatatgttaatttttgaaatataactaatacataaatgtaatataaaatatactataaatataatatttctattttattaaatacttatcaatatttaaattacctactacaaggttttaataacaaatcaaaGTGCACACACTTATGTGTAAGCAACCGTGTATGCACAAGAGGTGTCCAGGTACCCACagacattttatacaattattaaataaagactaaattaaatatttatttaaaatttaaaaatttgggttttacttaaagctaaaattaaatatttaattatatacttgatATATTAAGTGAATATCCAGAGAATGTATTTATGTGATGGGTTAAACTGGTTAAAAGAAAGTAGAAGGATagacatttttatgtattaatattaaaaattttaaccaCAGTACGAGTCACAAgttgtacatacaaatatttttgaaattagacTTAGAAAAAACACCATGTGCCataatcattattgttaattttcatAGAACAAGaactagaatataaattatattttaatgaaattatttactaattaaaaaattggtaatttggtatttacttttatttttacaaattcaaatttgttaCACGTCTTTTTTTCAGTTTTGAACTGACAATGTTGTGGGAACTGCTTTTAAAATACTTCTCCGATATTACCTATATGTCTAAATACTACCTTAATAACTTATCCTTAAATGCTtatgtattacaaatttacaataaataaaatatacaaaattatttttagttcataatatgaacaattttacATTCTGAAAAAATCTGCCTGAAGATTTTaagtttctaattttttaatttacaatatgccTGTACATAAATCAAATTGAATTACTATTTATGCTcactacaattatattaaaagaaaccATCATTGCAGCCGTAGGTACCTTATTTCAATATTGATCCGTTAAATTAAGgcgtataattatatgataataatatactcgtaatattgattttagtatattacataatttataattaataagtgttagtgtataatgtatatttataatattataataaattatttaccactGTCGTTGTCAGCTTGTAACTCTTTCCTGGTaggtagataaatattttaaaacaagcataacataaaatatatacagctAATATACGGTATCTGTATTCATAACGGCCGTTACAGGTGCAAGTTTAGGTGCATCATTCTACTGTGTTTCCATACTTTCACCTTTCACagagcataataattaataaataataaaccaaatGGTCAAGGCCACGAACTAGCCACAGCAAAATATGAA
This genomic window contains:
- the LOC132922745 gene encoding coiled-coil domain-containing protein 86 codes for the protein MSEKEAPVRGMPKCGRFWKTPKTKFSSINKTKGLKLSFERKQKLREDIKKTRELSRTLINERNAENEARKERRRENIKRRAENQRKSEVVQVIKNPAKIKRMRKKAMRQIEKRDTLNIK